DNA from Hippoglossus hippoglossus isolate fHipHip1 chromosome 1, fHipHip1.pri, whole genome shotgun sequence:
ACAGGCAGACGCGTCACTCTGTAGGACACGAACAAGCAACAGACGTGGTCTTTCTGTGTTATATCCCCCTTCTAtgtaaacatactgtatattaacaATACtattatttagctttttgtcTGAATAACAGTAGTAATGATTTAGCTACAGAGAGAAGCATAGCCCTGACAGTACTAAAGCAAAGCTCATGTCATTAGTTTCCATGTGGAGGTGAAAGGAAGCTTTTTCTACTTTGAGATGGTTTATCAgtcacagtgaaaaacaattgACTGTCCATTCACTGGATTTCTTATcgtaataaaaaacaacctaCCCAGGTACTGAAGGAAAAGACCGGAAGACAAAATAGCAAAGAAATTCTCCTTTTaccaaatgttttgttttgatttaagtATTCACATCCACATATGCACAACAAAGTACTGCAAGATCATTTCCACAAGCTTGTTGAAGTGATatcatgatttattattatttaaacctGTTAGAATAATGCTTTAAGATGTGAATAGAAATATAATCACctgactgctgctgtgaagGCAAGGTGTAGGCTACTGTCATCCTTTTATCCCATCTATCCCTCCTGCACACTTCCTTCCTCCCCCTTAATCCCTTTTTTCTTCTACCCGTCCTCTCATATACTTCCCCAGGCCGTCACACTCTTCACACCTGCGTCTGTTATGTAAATGAATCCCCAACACGTCAATGTCTGATATTTTCTAGAAGTGTGTAGGTGAAATTAACATGAGCTGGCAAGCGCTCTCTTACAGGCATTTGATGGGAGATCAATACAAATCagaagtgaagaagaggaagttcAAAGAGTGAGGAAGTCACCAGAGATTTGGTGTTGCTATGGAGATgagtgattttgtgtgtgtgtgtgcacgtgtgtttgtgtgtgtgatccaggtattactcatgttgtggggacctaaatctgtttattcacattacAGGGACTTGTCTTCAGTTTGGGGATAGTAAGTTCCCATACATTGTAAATCATTACATGTAAAgttaagaaatgttttaaggTAAAATTTGGATTAAGGTTTGGGTTTAAATTGAGGCTAAATTTAAGTAATGTTCAGGATTAGACAAGTATTAGGTAGGTTAAGTTAAAAGTAACTCTCCAGAAATTAAATGTAAGTGACTGATATGTCATCTGAAGAAATGGAGACACAtcggtgtatgtgtgtgtttttatggtccaggtgttactcatgttgtgggacCCTTAATctgtcacattatggggacttgtcttccttatggtGATAAAAAGCAAATCTACATAAgttaaatcattacattttaaggtgaagacctTTTTAAGGTTAGATTTTAGGttaaggtttgtgtgtgtgtgggtgggtgttgCACAAAATCTGTTACTATCACAGATTCATGCTCTCATGTTGGCCCACTGGAAGGTATTTACATGAAATATACTGTTTGTAAAAGAAGGTATACAAACAgtaacactcacacaaacacacactcactccacAAATCagtatttttccatttgttttgcGCCCGGATCCACAAACAGACCTGCTCTCACGCCTATTGCACAGGTCAtttctgcacaaaaacacaactcatcTCTTGGGGGAGGAAGAGTGCAACTCATGCTGAGTGCAAACAGCATGACATCACCCCTTCTCAGATATTCACTCCTGCTTGCATGAATATTGCTCAAGCGTCACATGACTTAGCTACCGACTGCACGTGCAGGGCACACGGCATTGGTCCACGAGAGACGAGGCGCTGGAGAGTaaacagaggggagagagggaggtggattTATCATATacaggagggggagagagacgagCATCACAATTTTAATTGCAGGACAGAAGCAACATAAATTCTAACAGGTTTAAAAAGTAGTCCATGTCACTGACAGTGACAGGGAGGTTTGTTTGGGTGTTTCAGCACTGGACAGCTCTCCCCGCGTGTCTCCTCGTCACACGCGCGCTTCTGGCACGTGCGCCGGGACGATGAGCATCTCTCAGAGCCGGTGGGGGGCACGAGCAGAGCGCATGGCGCACTCCCACCACCATCCTCCCCACAACTGCAGCCGCTAAAACCTCGAGAGATGAGCACATATGCTGGTATACCGGAGTTCCTCCTGGAGGTGTCCATAGTGGTGATCGCCGTGGTCTCGCTGCTGACGAACGTGTCCGTGCTGCTATGCTTGACCCAGAGCGCCGAGCTGAGGTCGCACGTGCCCGGGCTCTTCATCCTGAACCTCTCCTTCTCCAACATCATCCTCGCCATCGTCAACATGCCCGCCACTTTCCTCGGGGTGGCCCAGAGCGCAAAGCCCTTCAGCCACTTGTTCTGCCGGGCTGTGAGTTTCGCGGAGACTTTCCTCACCACTAATGCCATGTTGAGCATGGCCGCGCTCAGCGTGGACAGGTGGATAGCGGTGGTGTTTCCCCTGAGTTACTCCAGCAAGATGCGCTACAGGGACGCGCTCCTGATCGTGGCGTACTCGTGGCTACACTCGCTCGCGTTTTCTGTCTCCCAGCTACTGATGGACTGGGGGGGATACAGCCACACTTACGCCTCCTGCACGCTGCACCTGGCCGGGGAGGAGAGGTCGCTGCAGCTCGCAGCCTATACGACCTTCACGGTGCTGTTCCACCTCAGCAGCTTCGCGCTCTGCCTCTTCGTCCTGTGCTTCGCTTACCTGAAAGTTCTGAGAGTGGCCAGGTCCCACTGCAAGAGGATAGATGTGATCACAGTGCagaccctgctgctgctggtcgaTATTCACCCCAGGTAAAGTCTAAAGC
Protein-coding regions in this window:
- the gpr78a gene encoding G-protein coupled receptor 26: MSTYAGIPEFLLEVSIVVIAVVSLLTNVSVLLCLTQSAELRSHVPGLFILNLSFSNIILAIVNMPATFLGVAQSAKPFSHLFCRAVSFAETFLTTNAMLSMAALSVDRWIAVVFPLSYSSKMRYRDALLIVAYSWLHSLAFSVSQLLMDWGGYSHTYASCTLHLAGEERSLQLAAYTTFTVLFHLSSFALCLFVLCFAYLKVLRVARSHCKRIDVITVQTLLLLVDIHPSVKERCLAEQKKRRQRATKKICIFIGSFILCYSPYVITRLVELLPSMHIPRYVGIATKCLSYAKASSDPFVYCLLRHQYRKVLVSVISRVLRKDRYSLSAHSISSTLDTADDSCIARIT